In one Colletotrichum destructivum chromosome 2, complete sequence genomic region, the following are encoded:
- a CDS encoding Putative phosphoglycerate mutase, 2,3-bisphosphoglycerate-independent, BPG-independent PGAM: MAKTDQKACLIVIDGWGVPGADSPKDGDAITNAETPVMDAFAQSKTGYCELEASSLAVGLPEGLMGNSEVGHLNIGAGRVVWQDVVRIDQTIKEGKLPENEVIKKTFEGAKNGNGRLHLCGLVSHGGVHSKQIHLYNLLKAAKQFGVPKVFIHFFGDGRDVDPKSGADYMEELVKTAGEIGIGEIATVVGRYYAMDRDKRWERVQIALDGMINGKGEESTDPVKTVRERYARGGDKDKDEFLSPIIVGGDEGRIKDDDTVFFFNYRSDRVRQITQLLGDVDRSVLPDFNYPKIKNLVTMTQYKVDYPFEIAFKPQHMGNVLAEWLGKQGVEQVHIAETEKYAHVTFFFNGGVEKVFALETRDEKQDLVPSNKSVATYDKAPEMSADGVADQVAKRLAEQKFPFVMNNFAPPDMVGHTGVYEAAIVGVEATDKAIGKIYDACKEQGYVLFITADHGNAEEMKFPDGKPKTSHTTNKVPFIMANAPKGWSLKKDGGVLGDVAPTVLAAMGLPQPEEMTGSNLLTKA, from the exons ATGGCCAAGACCGACCAGAAGGCCTGCCTGA TCGTGATTGACGGCTGGGGTGTTCCCGGAGCCGACTCTCCCAAGGATGGCGACGCCATCACCAACGCCGAGACCCCCGTCATGGACGCCTTCGCTCAGAGCAAGACCGGATACTGCGAGCTCGAGGCCTCgtccctcgccgtcggcctgccCGAGGGCCTGATGGGCAACTCGGAGGTCGGCCACCTGAACATTGGCGCCGGCCGTGTCGTCTGGCAGGACGTTGTCCGCATCGACCAGACTATCAAGGAGGGCAAGCTCCCCGAAAACGAAGTTATCAAGAAGACCTTTGAGGGTGCCAagaacggcaacggcagacTGCACCTCTGCGGTCTCGTCTCCCACGGTGGTGTC CACTCCAAGCAGATCCACCTCTACAACCTCCTCAAGGCTGCCAAGCAGTTTGGTGTGCCCAAGGTCTTCATCCACTTCTTCGGCGATGGTCGCGACGTCGACCCCAAGTCCGGCGCCGACTAcatggaggagctcgtcaAGACCGCCGGTGAGATCGGCATCGGTGAGatcgccaccgtcgtcggccgctACTACGCCATGGATCGTGACAAGAGATGGGAGAGAGTCCAGATCGCCCTTGATGGCATGATCAACGGCAAGGGCGAGGAGAGCACCGACCCCGTCAAGACTGTTCGCGAGCGCTacgcccgcggcggcgacaaggacaaggacgagtTCCTGAGCCCTatcatcgtcggcggtgacgagggccGAATCAAGG acgacgacaccgtcttcttcttcaactaCCGCTCCGACCGCGTCCGCCAGATCActcagctcctcggcgacgtcgaccgcTCCGTCCTCCCCGACTTCAACTACCCCAAGATCAAGAACCTCGTCACCATGACCCAGTACAAGGTCGACTACCCCTTCGAGATCGCCTTCAAGCCCCAGCACATGGGCAACGTCCTGGCCGAGTGGCTCGGCAAgcagggcgtcgagcaggtccacatcgccgagacggagaagtACGCCCACGTCActttcttcttcaacggcgGTGTCGAGAAGGTCTTTGCCCTGGAGACCCGTGACGAGAAGCAGGATCTCGTCCCCTCCAACAAGTCCGTCGCCACCTACGACAAGGCCCCCGAGATGTCGGCCGATGGCGTCGCCGACCAGGTCGCCAAGCGCCTAGCCGAGCAAAAGTTCCCCTTCGTCATGAACAACTTTGCGCCCCCCGACATGGTTGGCCACACGGGCGTCTACGAGGCCGCCATTGTCGGTGTTGAGGCTACCGACAAGGCCATCGGCAAGATCTACGACGCCTGCAAGGAGCAGGGCTACGTCCTCTTCATCACCGCCGACCACGGCAACGCCGAGGAGATGAAGTTCCCCGACGGCAAGCCCAAGACCTcccacaccaccaacaagGTGCCtttcatcatggccaacgcCCCCAAGGGCTGGAGCctgaagaaggacggcggcgtcctcggcgacgtcgcccctaccgtcctcgccgccatggGCCTGCCCCAGCCTGAGGAGATGACCGGCAGCAACTTGTTGACCAAGGCATGA